Proteins encoded together in one Apis cerana isolate GH-2021 linkage group LG4, AcerK_1.0, whole genome shotgun sequence window:
- the LOC107996065 gene encoding mitochondrial sodium/calcium exchanger protein gives MARSENTGRMLSMAKSNVDAPRTEIKYRESFCPSLAVIASVLRLSDNIAGVTILAFGNGAPDIFTSLVSGADESIIMFTELIGAGVFVTTIIAGSVSVVKPFRVELKFMMRDACFYIMTVLWISFVVRDHRVHLWEAASFILCYCLFILVVVLMQMYENREERLKKRIPSVPDEDILRTYLVNKEDDTIPEIPIKSRAAGLRAKLDVAIAVELQRLRKKEEKPIIEEVGRPKGLFREFFYDINPISKEDWQDANAFIKFILIIRAPFMCILQLLIPLVSVTTVKRGWSKLLNCFQLCVTPTFALFVLNVWAVRIGPITLAPIFLLIGTIFGIIVFLITDKDHIPKFHNGFAFFGFFTAMMVVYLVAKEVMAVLQCVGYAFSISDAMLGITLLAWGNSIGDLIANVTIAKQGFPRMGYAACFGGPMFNTLLGLGLTYGLEAAKDPNYLTMMRLSDMAPGCLAFLVCSLFMSIIYLNITGAIARKSYGFLLYSIYFSFLLIQFLSELHIIHPLGIDHRPDIDPKGQ, from the exons ATGGCGAGGAGCGAAAATACCGGGCGGATGTTGTCGATGGCGAAGAGCAACGTCGATGCTCCCCGTACGGAAATCAAATATCGAGAGTC CTTCTGCCCGTCGCTAGCCGTGATAGCGAGCGTTTTGCGGTTGTCGGACAACATCGCCGGTGTGACGATATTGGCATTCGGAAACGGTGCACCTGACATCTTCACGTCCCTCGTATCGGGCGCCGACGAAAGTATAATAATGTTCACGGAGTTGATCGGCGCTGGTGTCTTCGTGACGACGATCATCGCCGGTTCCGTATCCGTGGTCAAACCTTTCCGCGTCGAGTTGAAATTTATGATGCGGGACGCCTGCTTCTACATCATGACGGTGTTGTGGATCAGCTTCGTGGTGCGGGACCATCGGGTCCACCTATGGGAAGCTGCAA GCTTTATTCTCTGCTATTGCTTGTTCATCTTGGTGGTAGTGTTGATGCAGATGTACGAGAACCGGGAGGAGAGGTTAAAAA aaaggaTCCCAAGCGTGCCCGATGAAGATATCCTGCGTACTTACCTGGTGAACAAAGAGGATGACACCATTCCGGAGATTCCTATCAAGAGTCGTGCTGCTGGTTTACGAGCCAAACTCG atGTTGCAATCGCAGTCGAGTTGCAAAGActtagaaagaaagaggagaagcCAATCATAGAGGAAGTTGGGAGACCGAAGGGTCTCTTCAGGGAATTTTTCTACGATATTAATCCGATATCGAAAGAAGACTGGCAAGATGCGAAtgcattcattaaatttattttaatcatacgtGCACCTTTCATGTGTATACTTCAATTACTTATCCCACTTGTGAGCGTGACCACCGTAAAGAGAGGCTGGTCCAAGCTGTTAAATTGCTTTCAGCTGTGCGTGACACCAACGTTCGCGTTGTTTGTATTAAATG TTTGGGCAGTGCGCATTGGCCCGATTACATTGGCGCCAATATTCCTGCTGATTGGTACCATATTCGGtataattgtatttctaaTAACCGACAAGGATCATATACCAAAGTTTCATAAC GGTTTCGCATTTTTCGGATTCTTCACCGCAATGATGGTAGTCTATTTGGTGGCCAAGGAGGTGATGGCAGTGCTCCAATGCGTGGGATACGCTTTCAGCATATCGGACGCCATGCTCGGTATTACATTACTCGCTTGGGGAAACAGCATAGGTG ATCTCATAGCGAACGTCACCATAGCCAAACAAGGATTTCCACGAATGGGTTATGCAGCTTGTTTTGGTGGACCGATGTTCAATACGCTTTTGGGATTGGGACTGACTTACGGGCTGGAAGCCGCTAAAGATCCAAATTATCTTACAATGATGAGACTGAGCGATATGGCGCCCGGTTGTTTGGCTTTCCTTGTCTGTTCATTATTTATGTCTATTATTTACCTGAACATCACTGGCGCTATAGCAAGAAAATCCTACGGATTCCTTTTGTACTCcatttacttttctttcctGCTCATTCAGTTCCTCAGcgaattacatataattcatCCGCTTGGTATCGATCATCGACCGGACATAGACCCAAAgggacaataa